Sequence from the Suncus etruscus isolate mSunEtr1 chromosome 1, mSunEtr1.pri.cur, whole genome shotgun sequence genome:
CTGTGTTCATTATTTTTGCTGTTAGCGCTAACAATTACAGTCGAACTTTGTTTCCTTAAGCAAAGTCAGTGCTCTTCCTTGTTTGGAATGCTTCTTCTGTCAACTGGTTTCAGCCCATAGAGTGGAAACAtagtgattttgtttctttttattttaataatatctttatttaaacaccttgattacaaacatgattgtgattaggtttcagtcatgcaaggaacaccccctttcaccagtgcaacattcccaccactaatgtcccaaatctccctccaccccacccccacctgtactctagacaggctttccagttccctcattcattcacatgattatggtagttctcagtgtagttatttctctaagtgcactcaccactctttgtggtgagcttcatgaagtgagctggaagttccagcccttctctctttgtctctcaggGATTTTGTTTCTTAATGCCATTGcacaggggggtgggggggacggcGCACcacacttggtgctcagggcttactcctgtaagggctcaggggaccatatttggtacaGGGGATGAACAcaggtggccatgtgcaaggcaagtactctacctgcttAGGCCCCATTTACATAACTTATATATTGGCCTGGGGTTGGGAAGGGCTCAGTATCTGAAATCACAACCAGGGCTCCCACATCATAcaagtaagacaagtgccctaacaCGTTCCTGCCCTCACTGTCACTTaggtaaaaactatttttttttttttttggtttttggttttttggaccacacccgtttgatgctcaggggttactgctggctaagcactcagaaattgcccctggcttgaggggaccatatgggatgctggtggatcgaactgcggtccttccttggctagtgcttgcaaggcagacaccttaacctctagcgccacctcgctggccccaggtaAAAACTATTTAACAGCTGGTATGAATGGTCAGTAAATGACTTATGAATAGACACTAGATAGCTTCTAATGCTCTTAGTAATGTCCTGACAGCAGTACAATTTAAATTATGCTTTTGGTGTTTAAGACTTAAAAAGTTGGAACCTTAGTGAGGACCCAGCGGTATTGTTCTCTGGGATACATTTTCAGCTTGAAGATACGGCTTATCCTACCGTGCCTTACTGAATGAAGtacaattctattttctttttaatgaagcAAGATAGATTTTTTTGAATGACATTTACTTAGAAAGACTTGGGGAATGAGAAGGAAAGGAACACTTGTTCAGGAGAGAGCTTGGGCATTTCAGAGTTAACAATACAAGCAAGCAAAGATTGGTGTTCAAAGGAGAAATGGCCTTGAGAAGGCAAGCctttatatatttgtgagcatATGAGGAGGGCATTTCTCTGTTTAAGGAGGAGGGATAGGAACCTCAGGTTAAACATGTCCCTCAGTTGAATACTAGAGTCTTCTGACTTGAGATCCTTGGGAGAATATTGTCGTCTATGTGGTTTGGTTGGACACAAAAGTAACTCTGAATGTTCTATTGTTTCAGCTTGGCTTTACTTTGGGCAACGTGGTTGGAATGTTTCTGGCACAGAATTACGACGTAAGTGATCATTTACATGTCCTTCTTCCATGTATCTCATCTTTGTGAATTTAGTAAAGTATGGTGCCTTACAGTGTAAGTATGATCCATGCATACATCTGAGGGGAAAGTACTGAATTTTGTGACAAGCTTTTCTCTTAGAACCTAGAAATAGTACAGGGTAAGGCCTTGCTTATATGTCTCACATGCTGCCAACCCTGATTAGATTTGccacaccaaatatggtcccctgagcacagagcctctgagcactgtgaaTTGTGACACTTTCCCTccaccgccccccccaaaaaaaaatgaggggagggaaagaaaagggaaaaggaaacctTAATGTTGCTATTCTTTGGAAAAGAAAGGCTTACGTCTACTCTATCACATGGGGGAAATCCCATTGGTTTCCTACATCTTGAGCCTTTGCTGTATTTTGTTAgcctaaagtaattttttttgttttgttttttgttttggttttgggtcacacctggcagcgctcaggggttactcctggctctgtgctcagaaatcactcctggcaggctccgggggaccatatgggataccgggatttgaaccaccatccttctgcatggaagggaaatgccttacctccatgctatctctccaacccctgcctAGAGTAatactaaatttaattttgacAGTCTCTGGAACATCATGTGATAAATGAGGATTTATAATTGGACAATGTTTATAGCTTCCTCTTTCACTTCGAAGTAGTGGAATTGGTTGAGATTATACCATTGTATAGGACAGCAGAGttattaatttcaaaaaaaaatttttttgagtcatacagggtagtgttcagagcttattcctggtgggtcaggagaccatacagtgtGGGTCGCTTgtaagcaaattccctacccactgtatatctCTTCAGTCCCGCTTCACCAGGTTTTTATTTGAGGAAAGTAAAATTTACAAGaatttgtaggggccggagagatagtgcagtgatagggcatttgccttgcacaaggccaaccctggaaggactccagtttgattccgggcatctctatggtccctgagcctgcaggagcgatttctgagaacagagccaggagtaattcttgagcactgctggatgtggcccaaaaacaaaaagaaaaagaatatggggccagagagatagcatagcggtagggcgtttgccttgcaagcagctgacccaggaccaacagtggttcatatcctggcatcccatatggttccccgtgtctgccaggaacgatttctgagcctagagccaggtgtaacccctgagtgctgccgctgggtgtgggccaagaaccaaaaaaaagaaagaaagaatactcttgcagagaaataaaaatgaaaggcttGAGAGGGCTTGAATGCAAACTcaaatcttttcttcttttcaaagaTACCAAACCTGGCtaaaaaaattgaagacattaAAAGGGAATTGGAAGATAAGAAGAAGCCCCCGAGGTCATGAGGCCCCTCCCAGCGCCATCTACTGGATCTGCTGACTCGGCTGCATTTGGGCCCCCTTTACGATTGAACCAAAAGCTTTGGTTTTAACCTCTCGTCTCcatgattttcttctttgctaAACCTTGCGTTGCCTTAGAGTGCAGCGGGGCCATACTTTCTGAACCTCCCTGACCTCTCCAGTGTCTTCACATCTTCCTGTCCTCCTCCCAGACAGCTGGGAGCCTCAGACTGGAAATTCTGGTGCTAGATTAGTGTGAACATGACCTTTAGTGCTCCCTTGTTCTTCGGAATTctaccaccatttttttttccagaagagaAGATTGATGAGCTTCCTGTTGCTGATCAGATAGACGTAATGCTGATTCCAGGGTTTGGCAACTATTGTGGGTGTCTAAATGGGCCATACCAAATGAAGTCATTTTGATGTAACTACCATTGAAATGTAGAAGCCTTTTTGTGGTGGATTATCCATTTATATTGACAGGCAGTTTCTAATTGGCTTACTGGCAGTTCACCAGTAAGTCAATTGGCTATTTAGGAACTggggaattaaaaaaatacattttaaaaaaacatggtCTTTGTCCTCACTTACCCTGAGACTGTAGTATGCATGATTTTCCTTTTTGAACTTGATTTTGCTCTTTGCCTTCAAGAGAATCAGAtttgtaaaggacaaagaaaaaGTTTGTTTGCATTATATGATGATGATAATTATCTCTAAAAGAAGGTCTATGCTTTTATACATTTACATTAGAACTTTTCAATGGTTCTTATAAGAAAAATTTGGTCCTAATGTATAATAAAACTGGGTCTCAAGAAGTAGATCTGCTTTCTGCtacaatttttgcttgtttttgtctaCAGCTAGAAATTACTCttcaagggggctggagcaatagtacagtgggtaagttacTTGACTTGTACAAGGACAACTGAGATTCGATCCCTGCATTCCTATGGTCTCCCGATGCttgcaggagttatttctgagcacagagcaataaAACTATAGTTTGTCTTATTTTGGGTCATAGCTAGTGgatctcagggactactcctggctctgtactcagaaacctctcatggtgggcttgggggagtatatgggataccaaggatcgagcccaggttggccacatgcaagacaaaaagccctctctgctgtactagcgctctggccccaaactagaGTTTGTCTTCCTAGCAGAGTCATTGTGGGCTGGCAGCTTTTTGCTGTTTTAACTGTTGCTTTCTCTGTCAACATGGGACGTGATCCCTGACAACTTGCTTATATGCTCTTCATTATAAAGtaggctgtgtgtgtgtatgtgtgtgtgtgtgtgcgcgcgcgcgcacgcacacacacacataagtaCATACGTACAGCAACAGGTGGAGATGTCTTAGATATTTAGTCTCTGTAGACATGTTGGGATGAGTCTCATGGATTCAGGGCTGCCCTAGGGAGCGACAACTTGCTTATAGGCTCTTCACTGTAAAGCAGGCCTCCAGCAGATCAACTGTGGGTTCACTCACTCTGTCTTGGACATTGCTTTGGTCAGATAGTTTTGTGAATTCCAGTTCTTGGTGCAGTGAAAGGGGCTTAGGGAATTGTTAGTAGATTatcttttgtggggtgtgttgaAATTCAGAGACATTCTTGCTCTTGGGGTGTTGTTAATTCATGGTGGCTTAGGGGTTGCAGTGATATTGATACTGGGAATTTTTGTTACTTGGATATATTGTAGGAATTTTACTTCAGATGAATGGAGGGATGAAAGAACCACAGCAAGACACcaccttctggggctggagaagcctcagcaatagggtgtttgccttgcacactgctcacctgggacagatggtggttcgatcctcgacaacccatatgttcccctgagcccccaaggatgatttctgagtacagagccaggagtaacccctgagcttcgccgggtgtgacccaaaaaaaccaaagccaaaaaaaaaaaaaaatccaaaaaaaaggacAGCTATCTTCTTCCTCTTAAAGATGCTTGAGAACTGTTGAtagtgatttgttttgttttgttttggggtcacaccagtagtactcagaggttactcctggttcttcactcaggtcattcctgaggaccatatgggatactggaaattgagtcctggttggacacatacaaggcaaaggcactacctgctgtagtatcatCGCTCTGGTCTGCCTACTAAggtgattgaaaaaaaaatcttttgtcaTACCTGCCCACTCAGGGTTACTCAAAGATATTACTAAAAGTTACGTATGGAGGAAATAGATTTCAGGGTTGATGTTGCAAAAATTATACATATGTTGAAcatgaaaatagagaaaaactaatttATCCTTGTCAGAAGAGGGACTATTTTATGAGTTACGAGCCTACTATAATTGATGTCTTTGGTCTTGTCTTCTGATTCTGTGTTGATATAGTTATTGCTTTTGATTTATAACAATCAAAAGTCAGGCCATTTCTAAGGTCTACAGATGGCCTTTGAACTATCCCTGGAGCAGCATGAGTGAAAATAGCAGCGCTATTTCAATTAAAAGATTTTCTTGGgatggagtgaaagcacagcggtaggctgcctttcatgcagccaacccaggacagacctgcatttgatccctaacatcccatacgatcccttgtgcctgccaggagcaatttctgagtgcagagccagtagtaatgcctgagcaatgcagggtgtggcccaaaaaccaaaaaaaaaaaaaaaaaaaaagtttggcttgTGAATAGTTGGTACAaatttacaatatatatattttttttggttcttgggtcacacctgccagtgttcagaagttactcctggctctgtgctcagaaatcacccctggcagtcaagggggaccataatgggatgctgagatttgaaccactgtcttggatcggctgtttcaaggcaaatgccctaccgctgtgctatctctccagccccactatatgtttttcttttttcttttttttctttttttttgtttttgggtcacacccggctgtgctcagagattactcctggctgattgctcagaaatagctcctggcaggcacgggggaccatatgggacacagggattcaaaccaaccacctttggtcctggattggctgcttgcaaggcaaacaccactgtgctgtcttccgggcccatcttttttattttgtttttataagcattatatttctcattttcattttgtttgttttgggctacatttggcagtgctcataggCTGTTTCCTGCTTCCCACTGATGGATCACATGTGctgtggcagggattgaacctgggtctcctgcatgcagaacACATGTTCAGCCTGTTGAGCTCTCTTCATTTAGTTTTCTTAGTAACATTTCCCCCATCTTTCCTTATGGTAAGAATACAGTATATAAAACATAACCTCCAAAATATGGTTAGTCCGTATTATCTCATCAAGAGGGCATCCAGGAAATAGCAGTAGTTATGTTGGCACTCAGACatcaatttttgttgtttctggacCATACCAAGTGGCACTCGAGTTActgatggctctgcactcacaaatcactcttggcaggctcaggggactaaatgggttACTGGAGATcacaagtcagctgtgtgcaaggcaaacatctaatctgctgtgctatcactccaccctaggcattaattttctttttggttttattttgattttgggccacatccagcagtgctcaggggttaacccattcctaggtctgtgctcagaaatcactcctggcaggctggggaccatatgggatgttgggaattgaaccgggcccctcccaggtcatctgcatgcaaggcaaatgccctatcactgtgttctctctccagatTTTTTATTGCCTCTTGGCCTGCCTAGATTTCTGTTGAGCCATATCTCCACATTTCCAGTGTTCCTGTTTCAGTCACTCCTCCCAAAAGAACTTTGTCTTGTCCAGTAACAGATGAAGCTTCCCATCATGGTGTTGGTGTGAGGCAAATTTTCCATTCCTGATGTAGATGAATGAGTTTCCCTTCATCCTGTTGCCCCTTCCAACTCCCAGGATCTCACGTAAAGGAACAAGGAGGAGgtgaagaaaaatgttttgagATCTTGCCTGCCCTTTGTAGGGCACTTTTGACATGTAGCTTGACCTAAACCTGGATGCAGCATATTTGGCCAAGTATTGAGGACTTAACAGATGCATGTATTTTTCTAAGGTACTGGGAAGAGAACAGTAGGACAGTAAGAATTTGTGAGAAGAGTATGGGGTTGGGCATCCTCAAGTCAATACCTTTGGGGTGGGTCTATAGGGAAGGGATAGCATGCCTGCCTCCTGCATATCCCACTGTGCAGCCTGGGATGGGCACAGAGGAACCCTCCGGGTGCCTTCCTGATAGCTGCTTTCCTTTGTGCCTTCATGATTCAGCTTTCTGATAACTTgtcatggttctttttttttttttttttgttgttgttgttttttgtttttggtttttgggtcacacgtggtggtgctcagggataacttctggctctgtgctcagcaatcgctcctggcaggcacggtaggccgtatgcgatgccagggatc
This genomic interval carries:
- the STMP1 gene encoding short transmembrane mitochondrial protein 1, which codes for MLQFLLGFTLGNVVGMFLAQNYDIPNLAKKIEDIKRELEDKKKPPRS